CCGGAGAGATGGAGCCGCTCGGTGTCAGCGTGACGGCCATTGAGCCCGGTCCCTTCCGCACAGAGTTTCTGGGACGCTCCAAGACCGTGGCTTCGCACCAGATTGCCGATTATGCGGAGTCTGCGGGCAAATCGCGCGAGTACTTTGAAACGCAGTCTGGCAAGCAGCTGGGCGATCCGCAGAAGGCGATTGAAGCCATGATCGCCGTGGTGGACTCGCCCAATCCGCCGCGAAATCTGTTGCTTGGACGTTCGGCCTACGAGCGTTTCCGCGGGCGTCTGGCAGCATGGGACAAGAACCTGACGGAGTGGGAAGCCACGACGTTGGGCGCGGATTTTCCTCAGGAGACGAAATAGGCTCCATGGCGAAGAACAAGACCATCTTCTGGGATATCGGTGGAGTCATCCTCTCCAATGGATGGGACCGAAATCAGCGCGCTCGCGGCTTGGCCCGGCTTGGCGTTGACCTGGAAGAGTACGAAGCGCGACACGAAGAGGCGAACTATACGTGGGAGCGCGGTCTTTCTACGGACGTGGAGTACTTCAACAAGACCATCTTCTTCAAGCCGCGCAGCTTCACGCTCGAAGATGTCTGGTCGGCCGTTCGCGACGAGCAGACGCTCCTTTACCCAGGAAGCATCGAAATTCTCAACAAGCTCAACGCCACGGGAAAGTATCGCCAGGCCACGTTGAACAACGAATCGCGTGAGCTCAACGCCTATCGTCTCGACGCGTTCGACCTGCGCCGACGCTTCGATTTCTTCATCTGCTCGGGATATGTCCACGAGATGAAACCAGCGGCGAGCATCTATCAGCAAGCCATCGATACCTCAGGCAATCTGCCCGGGGAAACCTATTTCATCGACGATAAGAAGGAAAATGCGGATGCTGCCACGGCTCTCGGCATGCACGGCATTCACTTCCAGTCGCCGGAACAGTTGCAACAGCAGCTCGCACAGCTTGGCATCGAATTCTAGAAAGCGAAAGAGGACGACTCACATGGAACTTGGAATCATTGGTCTTGGAAAAATGGGCGGCAATATGGCGGAGCGTCTTCGCCTCGCCGGACACAAGGTAGTAGGCTTCGACTTCAACAAAGATGCCACGGCAAAGCTCACCACCGATGGTGGCTTGGGCGTGAACTCGCTCGAAGAGCTCTGTAAGAACCTGCAGGCTCCCCGCGCGATCTGGATCATGGTTCCCGATGGCAAGCCGGTGGATGACACCATTGCTGGTCTGAAGCCTTTCATGCAGAAGGGCGACATCTTCATCGACGGCGGCAACTCGAACTATAAGGAGTCGCAGCGCCGCTACGCCGAGTTGAAGCCGGAAGGTTTCAACTTCGTCGACGTTGGTACCTCCGGCGGCGTCTGGGGCCTGAAAGAGGGCTACTCCATGATGATCGGTGGAGACGAGGATGTCATCGAAAGCCTCCGTCCCATCTTCGAGACGCTGGCACCCGGCAAGGATGAGGGTTGGGGACGCACCGGACCTTCCGGGGCTGGCCACTTCGTCAAGATGGTGCACAACGGCATCGAGTACGGCATGATGCAGTCCTACGCGGAAGGCTTCAGCATCATGAAGGCCAAGACGCCGCTGGCGCTCAACCTGCCGCAGATCGCGAAGATCTGGCAGAAGGGCTCTGTCGTCCGCTCCTGGCTGTTGGACCTCACCGCGGAGGCCCTGGAGCACAACCCAGAGCTCGACGGCCTGCAGGCCTACGTAACCGACTCAGGCGAGGGCCGCTGGACGGTCTTCGAAGCCATTGACCTCAACGTCTCCGCGCCCATCATCACCGAATCGCTCATCCGCCGTCTGCGTTCGCGCGAGGACAACAACTACACTGACCGTATGCTTTCCGTCATGCGGAATGCCTTTGGTGGCCACTCCATGAAGAAGAAGTAACCACCCTCCCGTCGGCGGGCGGCGAAGTTTCTCTCCATCCTTCGCCGCCCGAGCGCATCCGATAGAAGTGCAAGAAATTTGAAGTAAGGAAGAATCATGTCGACCACTGAGATCAAAACATCTCCGGAGCAGGTAGAGGCCGGAAAAGGTACAGAGCGTAAGCCTGAGCCCTGCGTTGTCGTCATCTTCGGCGCCTCCGGCGATCTAACCAAGCGCAAGCTCCTCCCGGCGCTCTACCATCTCGAGCAGCAGAGCCTGCTTCCCGAAGAGTTCGTCGTTGTGGGCGTCGCCCGCCGCGATCTCTCCAAGACCTTCGCGCCAGATATGCAGGACGGTATCGTCAAGGGCGGCGGCGTGGATGAGAAGGAAGAGAAGCTCTCCAAGTTCATTGAGCGCGTGAAGTACTTCGCCACCGAGTTCGATAACGACGAAGGCTTCGAGAAGCTCAAAGCGTTTCTCGCCGACCTCGATAAAGAGTTCGGCACCAAGGGCAATCGCCTCTTCTATCTCGCCGTTGCTCCCGAGTTCTTCGCCGATATCACGCATCGCCTCGGCGACCACGGCATGACCACGGGCGAAAACGGTGCATGGGTCCGCGTCATCATCGAAAAGCCCTTCGGCACCGATCTCGAGAGCGCCAAGAAGCTCAACACGGAGATCAACAAGGTCCTGCACGAGGACCAGATCTTCCGCATCGACCATTACCTGGGCAAGGAGACGGTGCAGAACATCCTCGTCTTCCGCTTCGGCAATGGCATCTTTGAGCCCGTCTGGAACCGCAACTACATCGACAGTGTGCAGATCACCGCGGCTGAGAGCATCGGCATCGAAGGTCGCGGACCGTTCTACGAACAGGCCGGCGCGCTGCGCGATGTTCTGCAGAACCATGTGATGGAAGTACTCTCCTTCGTTGCGATGGAACCACCAGATTCGTTCGAGTCGGCGGCCGTACGCGTCGAGAAGCTGAAGGTCTGGCAGGCCATCGAGCAGATCCCGGTGGAAGATACAGCACGCGGCCAATACGGTCCGGGCAAAGTCGATGGTCAGGATGTCATTGGCTATCGCCAGGAAGATCGCGTCAATCCGGAGTCGCAGACAGAGACCTTCGCAGCGATGAAGCTCGAGATCGAAAACTGGCGTTGGGCTGGCGTTCCGTTCTACATCCGCGCCGCCAAGCGTCTTGAGCGCCGCGTCACGGAGGTCACCATCGTCTTCAAGCAGCCGCCCCTCCACATCTTCAAATCAGCGAAGAATACGGCATCCGTCGAGCCGAATGTCCTCACCATGCGCATCCAGCCGGACGAGGGCATCAAGCTGCAGTTCGGAGCGAAGATCCCTGGCCCGACGACGAACATTGCGCAGGTGCAGATGGAGTTCTCCTACGCTGACGCCTTCGGTAAGTCGTCCGCCAACGGCTACGAGCGTCTCCTGCTCGACGCCATGCTCGGCGACGGAACGCTCTTTGCAGAGCGCGACGGCGTGGAAGCGACCTGGGCATTGATGACACCGATCCTTGAAGCCTGGAAGGCACAGAAGGTTAACTTCCCCAACTATGAAGCCGGTTCCTGGGGACCGAAGGAAGCCGATGACCTTCTTGCAAAAGACGGTCGCGCCTGGCGTGTCTCCTAACCTGTAATCTCAGAGCGCCGGCGAGTGCCGGCGCTCTTTTTGTTTCACGGAAATCGCATCCAATACGGTAAGGACCTACGGACATGGCACGCATTACGATCGCTGAATACTCCGTCTACGACACGCCAGAGCGCGTGGCCGCCGCCGCTGCAAACACCTTTGCCAAGGCCGCCGCGGAAGCCGTCGCCGCCCGAGGAGTCGCCCGCATTGCAATCTCAGGCGGCTCTACACCGAAGCGCATGTTCGCTCTCCTCGCGGATGAATCGCGGCCTTTCCGCGCGCAGGTGGCGTGGGACAAGCTCGAACTCTACTGGGTGGACGAGCGCTGCGTGGCTCCGGACGACGCCGAATCCAACTACCGCATGACGCGCGAGCAGTTGTTGAGCAAGGTGCCATTGCCTGCTGAGAAGATCTTCCGCATGGAAGGCGAGCTCGATCCTGAAGAGGCCGCCTCGCGCTACGAATCTCTCCTGCGCATCAACTGGAAGCTCGAAGGCGCGCAGGCTCCGCAGTTCGACCTTATTCTGCTCGGCATGGGAGACGACGGCCACACCGCTTCGCTCTTCCCGCACACCGACGCCATCAATGAGCTGGGACGTCTGGTTGTTGCAAACCACGTGCCACAGAAGGACACCTGGCGCATCACGCTGACGTGGATCGTCATCAACCACGCGCGGTCTGTCTACTTTCTGATCGAAGGCGGTGCGAAGGCGGATATTCTTCATGAGGTGCTTCTAGGGGATTACGACCCTGAGCGTTTGCCCTCGCAGCTCATTCGTCCGGAGAATGGCAAGCTCCATCTGCTCCTGGATGCGGAAGCGGCACGGCGCTTGCCGAAGGCTTCTGCCACAGACACTTGTGAAACCGGCGTTCTGGAGTTGGTTCGATGATCCTCGCAGGCGATGTCGGCGGAACGAAAGTCCATCTTGCACTTTGTACCTTCAACGAAGGCAAGCTCGTTATCGTGCGCGATCAGAAGTTTCCCGCCACAGAGTTCAAGAGTCTGCAGGATGTTGTCGCTGCCTTTCTTGGTAAGAAAGACGATGCCGAGAAGGTAGAGCACGAGGTCGTCGCTGCCTGCTTCGGTTGTCCAGGCCCCGTGCGCGACGGAAAGATCCAGCTCACGAACCTTCCCTGGAACTTGGATACGCGCGAGCTCTCCAAATTGCTGCAGATCGAACATCTGTTTCTCATCAACGATCTCGAAGCGAATGGCTATGGCATCGCCGAGCTTCCGCCGGAGTCGATCTTCACTCTCTTCGACGGTGACCGTGCCGCCATCGGCCATCGTGCTCTGATCTCCGCTGGTACTGGTCTTGGAGAAGCGCAGCTCATCTGGAACCCTACGAGTCGGCGGTTTCTTCCGCTTGCCTCTGAAGGCGGTCACGCTGACTTCGCCGCGCGCACGCCGCTCGAAATCGAGATGCTGCAGTTCCTCATCCAGAAGATGAATGGCCGCATCTCCTGGGAGCGCGTTATCTCCGGGCTTGGTCTACAGAACATCTACAGCTTTCTCCGCGACGGTAAGAAGATGGAAGAACCGGACTGGCTGCGTGAACGCATGGAGAAAGAAGACCCAAACGCCGTTATCGGCACCTGCGGAGAAGATGGCTCCAGCGAACTCTGCGCGAAGACGCTCGATATCTTCGCGGGTGCCTTCGGCGCTGAAGCCGGAAACTCCGCGCTTAAGCTGCTTGCGGCGGGTGGAGTCTATCTCGGCGGAGGTGTTGCGCCGAAGATCCTCAAGACGATGCAGAATGGAACCTTCCGTCAGGCATTTCTGGACAAGGGGCGTCTCTCGCCGCTACTGCATACCATTCCTGTCCGCATCATCCTGGAGCAGCGCTGCGCTCTCATGGGAGCCGCTGCTTACGCCGAACAGCGGGCCGCGGAGATCTCCGGTCGTTCCGAGCGCGTTGCGTCCAGGTCGGCTGGCTGAGCGTACTTCTTGTGAAGGAAGCACGCATGCATCTGCTCAAGTCTCTTCTCTCCCTGTCCTGCGCGCTTGCGCTTGTCGCTGTGCCGTCCTTTGCACAGCGACTTCCCGCCGGTGTACGGCCAGATCATTACACGCTGCACTTCACGCCGAATCTCACGACGGCGACCTTCAGCGGCGAAGAGTCTATCGATATCCTCCTCGACGCGCCGCAGTCTTCGATTACGCTCAACGCCCTTGAACTGAAGATTACGAGCGTCAAGACGGAATCAGGCGATACAGCTACAGTCTCTTACGATGAGATCAGGCAGCAGGCGACGTTCCTTTTTGCCCAGCCGCTCCCGGCGGGAAAGAACCGCCTGCAAATAGCCTTCAGAGGAATCCTCAATAACCAGCTTCGCGGCTTCTATCTCTCCAAGACCGCCAAGCGAAATTACGCCGTGACGCAGTTTGAATCGACGGACGCCCGCCGCGCGTTTCCATCGTTCGACGAACCCGCGCTCAAAGCTACGTTTGACCTCTCGCTCACCATCGACAAGGGCGACACCGTCATCTCGAACGGCCCGCAGATCGCGGACAAGAGCGACCCCGATCCCGCAAAGCACACACTTACCTTTGCGACCACGCCGCGCATGTCCACCTATCTCGTCGCATTTCAGGTGGGAGACTTTAAATGCTCCAGCGGCAAGTCCGAAGGCACTCCCATCCGTGCCTGTGCTACGCCGGACAAAGTCGGCATGACGAAGTTCGCGGTGAAAGCTGCGGAACACTTTCTGCACTACTACAACAACTACTTCGGCATTCGTTATCCCATGCAAAAACTCGACATGGTCGGCCTTCCGGATTTTGAAGAAGGAGCGATGGAGAACTTTGGCTGCATCACTTATCGCGAAACCGACCTTCTGCTCGACGAGAAATACGCTTCTGTTCCGGCGCTGCGGCGCGTTGCCGTAGTAGTAGCGCACGAGATGGCGCACCAGTGGTTTGGCGACATGGTCACCATGCAGTGGTGGGACAACGTCTGGCTCAACGAGGGCTTTGCGAACTGGATGGAGTCAAAAGCCGTCGGCGAATGGAAGCCTGAACTGATGATGCGGGATGACGAAGCTGTAACGCTCAACAGGACACTCGATCTCGACTCGCAGAGCACAACGCATCCCATCCGTGCACGCGCCGATACGCCCGCAGAGATAGAAGAGATGTTCGACGGCATCTCGTACGGCAAAGGCGGAGCCGTCATCGGCATGGTGGAGCATTACCTGGGGGAAGAGATCTTCCGCCAGGGTGTACATAACTACCTCGCGGCCCACCTCTATGCCAACGCCACGGCGGAGGACTTCTGGAATGCGCAGACCGCAACCAGCCACAAACCCATCGATGCGATCATGTCCAGCTTTGTAGAGCAGCCTGGAGTCCCTCTGCTCGCCTTGGAGAAGGCGAACGCGGGGCAAC
This genomic stretch from Terriglobus saanensis SP1PR4 harbors:
- a CDS encoding M1 family metallopeptidase, whose protein sequence is MHLLKSLLSLSCALALVAVPSFAQRLPAGVRPDHYTLHFTPNLTTATFSGEESIDILLDAPQSSITLNALELKITSVKTESGDTATVSYDEIRQQATFLFAQPLPAGKNRLQIAFRGILNNQLRGFYLSKTAKRNYAVTQFESTDARRAFPSFDEPALKATFDLSLTIDKGDTVISNGPQIADKSDPDPAKHTLTFATTPRMSTYLVAFQVGDFKCSSGKSEGTPIRACATPDKVGMTKFAVKAAEHFLHYYNNYFGIRYPMQKLDMVGLPDFEEGAMENFGCITYRETDLLLDEKYASVPALRRVAVVVAHEMAHQWFGDMVTMQWWDNVWLNEGFANWMESKAVGEWKPELMMRDDEAVTLNRTLDLDSQSTTHPIRARADTPAEIEEMFDGISYGKGGAVIGMVEHYLGEEIFRQGVHNYLAAHLYANATAEDFWNAQTATSHKPIDAIMSSFVEQPGVPLLALEKANAGQLATTQSRFLLSPGSLNAVASWTVPLCLKSGTCQIITPAVNTATLPTNSRTLYANAEDKGYYRTSYSPTDLPLIIADAPQLTAPERIGLIGNQWALVRARELSVGSYLDLVKTLRADEDAAAIDTAFIGIGYLQTRIANESEREGLNAAIRAEYGPVYRALPKAKKHEDPNTRERRAQLFAVLGAAGEPVVLQEAAVLKERYFHHDDSVDTLLATEAIGIAAQNGDAAYYDQVLAWERSAQDPRSRSAALFTLTYFHNPALVDRTLNLAISGEVRNQDSYSLITRLLNAPDTRVQAWTFLKQNWQKANATFTISSGQRVIAATGVFCSKTDREDVAQFFSEHPVSSTERTLKIALSKIEECASTRESQQDELELWLKQNATR
- a CDS encoding HAD-IA family hydrolase, whose product is MAKNKTIFWDIGGVILSNGWDRNQRARGLARLGVDLEEYEARHEEANYTWERGLSTDVEYFNKTIFFKPRSFTLEDVWSAVRDEQTLLYPGSIEILNKLNATGKYRQATLNNESRELNAYRLDAFDLRRRFDFFICSGYVHEMKPAASIYQQAIDTSGNLPGETYFIDDKKENADAATALGMHGIHFQSPEQLQQQLAQLGIEF
- the zwf gene encoding glucose-6-phosphate dehydrogenase; translation: MSTTEIKTSPEQVEAGKGTERKPEPCVVVIFGASGDLTKRKLLPALYHLEQQSLLPEEFVVVGVARRDLSKTFAPDMQDGIVKGGGVDEKEEKLSKFIERVKYFATEFDNDEGFEKLKAFLADLDKEFGTKGNRLFYLAVAPEFFADITHRLGDHGMTTGENGAWVRVIIEKPFGTDLESAKKLNTEINKVLHEDQIFRIDHYLGKETVQNILVFRFGNGIFEPVWNRNYIDSVQITAAESIGIEGRGPFYEQAGALRDVLQNHVMEVLSFVAMEPPDSFESAAVRVEKLKVWQAIEQIPVEDTARGQYGPGKVDGQDVIGYRQEDRVNPESQTETFAAMKLEIENWRWAGVPFYIRAAKRLERRVTEVTIVFKQPPLHIFKSAKNTASVEPNVLTMRIQPDEGIKLQFGAKIPGPTTNIAQVQMEFSYADAFGKSSANGYERLLLDAMLGDGTLFAERDGVEATWALMTPILEAWKAQKVNFPNYEAGSWGPKEADDLLAKDGRAWRVS
- the gnd gene encoding phosphogluconate dehydrogenase (NAD(+)-dependent, decarboxylating), whose product is MELGIIGLGKMGGNMAERLRLAGHKVVGFDFNKDATAKLTTDGGLGVNSLEELCKNLQAPRAIWIMVPDGKPVDDTIAGLKPFMQKGDIFIDGGNSNYKESQRRYAELKPEGFNFVDVGTSGGVWGLKEGYSMMIGGDEDVIESLRPIFETLAPGKDEGWGRTGPSGAGHFVKMVHNGIEYGMMQSYAEGFSIMKAKTPLALNLPQIAKIWQKGSVVRSWLLDLTAEALEHNPELDGLQAYVTDSGEGRWTVFEAIDLNVSAPIITESLIRRLRSREDNNYTDRMLSVMRNAFGGHSMKKK
- the pgl gene encoding 6-phosphogluconolactonase, which codes for MARITIAEYSVYDTPERVAAAAANTFAKAAAEAVAARGVARIAISGGSTPKRMFALLADESRPFRAQVAWDKLELYWVDERCVAPDDAESNYRMTREQLLSKVPLPAEKIFRMEGELDPEEAASRYESLLRINWKLEGAQAPQFDLILLGMGDDGHTASLFPHTDAINELGRLVVANHVPQKDTWRITLTWIVINHARSVYFLIEGGAKADILHEVLLGDYDPERLPSQLIRPENGKLHLLLDAEAARRLPKASATDTCETGVLELVR
- the glk gene encoding glucokinase, whose protein sequence is MILAGDVGGTKVHLALCTFNEGKLVIVRDQKFPATEFKSLQDVVAAFLGKKDDAEKVEHEVVAACFGCPGPVRDGKIQLTNLPWNLDTRELSKLLQIEHLFLINDLEANGYGIAELPPESIFTLFDGDRAAIGHRALISAGTGLGEAQLIWNPTSRRFLPLASEGGHADFAARTPLEIEMLQFLIQKMNGRISWERVISGLGLQNIYSFLRDGKKMEEPDWLRERMEKEDPNAVIGTCGEDGSSELCAKTLDIFAGAFGAEAGNSALKLLAAGGVYLGGGVAPKILKTMQNGTFRQAFLDKGRLSPLLHTIPVRIILEQRCALMGAAAYAEQRAAEISGRSERVASRSAG